The proteins below are encoded in one region of Bacteroidota bacterium:
- the pckA gene encoding phosphoenolpyruvate carboxykinase (ATP): MSQEKTQSTALLHDHGVSHSRIHFNLSAEELYAEALSRGEGRLASNEALVVSTGKFTGRSPKDKFIVRHPSSEKHVWWGTVNRDISTEQFDRLYAKMQAAMNEKELFVADLYAGADPTYKLNVRIINEYAWHNLFCQNLFIVPSASEIAQHRPQFTVIDIPSVKADPSTDGTNSETFIVLNIEKGLILIGGTEYAGEMKKSIFTTLNYLLPLQNVMPMHCSANIGPDGDTAIFFGLSGTGKTTLSADPLRKLIGDDEHGWSDKGVFNFEGGCYAKCIKLSQEHEPQIWSAIRRGSVLENVAIDEKGVPDYNDGSRTENTRAAYPLEYIDNAVIPSVGGHPKNIVLLTADAFGVLPPISKLTKEQAMYHFISGYTAKLAGTERGVTEPEPNFSTCFGAPFMVHHPSVYAELLGKKIDEHGSKIWLVNTGWTGGPYGIGKRMHLPYTRAMVNAALEGKLDGVDTMMDPIFGLHIPKSVPGVPNEILNPRDTWEDKSAYDRDAKDLAVKFVENFKKFEAGTPDEIKNAGPRA, encoded by the coding sequence ATGAGCCAAGAAAAGACACAGTCTACTGCGCTGCTCCACGATCACGGAGTTTCGCATTCACGTATTCATTTTAATTTATCTGCCGAAGAACTCTACGCCGAAGCGCTATCGCGAGGCGAGGGCAGACTTGCTTCCAATGAAGCGCTTGTTGTTTCGACCGGCAAGTTCACCGGTCGCAGCCCGAAAGATAAGTTTATCGTTCGCCACCCGTCGAGCGAGAAGCATGTGTGGTGGGGCACGGTCAACCGTGACATTTCCACCGAGCAATTCGATCGCCTCTATGCCAAGATGCAGGCGGCAATGAACGAGAAGGAGCTTTTCGTTGCTGATCTGTATGCCGGCGCAGACCCGACGTACAAGTTGAATGTCCGAATCATTAATGAGTATGCCTGGCATAATCTGTTCTGCCAGAACCTCTTCATCGTTCCGAGCGCATCGGAGATCGCGCAGCACCGTCCGCAGTTCACGGTCATCGACATTCCGTCGGTGAAAGCCGACCCGTCTACCGACGGAACGAACAGCGAGACGTTCATCGTGCTCAATATCGAGAAGGGGCTCATCCTGATCGGCGGTACCGAGTATGCGGGCGAAATGAAGAAGTCGATCTTCACGACGCTCAACTACCTCTTGCCGCTGCAGAATGTGATGCCGATGCACTGCTCGGCGAACATCGGACCGGATGGCGATACCGCCATTTTCTTCGGTCTCTCCGGCACTGGCAAGACCACTCTCTCCGCCGATCCGCTACGCAAGCTCATCGGTGACGACGAGCATGGTTGGAGCGACAAGGGTGTCTTCAATTTCGAGGGCGGTTGCTACGCGAAGTGCATTAAGCTCTCGCAGGAGCACGAGCCACAGATCTGGAGCGCGATCCGACGCGGGTCGGTGCTCGAAAATGTGGCCATTGACGAGAAGGGCGTGCCGGATTACAACGACGGTTCGCGCACAGAGAATACCCGTGCTGCCTATCCGCTCGAGTATATCGACAATGCCGTCATCCCGAGCGTCGGTGGACATCCGAAAAACATCGTGCTCTTGACTGCTGACGCATTCGGCGTACTTCCGCCAATCTCGAAGCTTACCAAAGAGCAAGCGATGTATCACTTCATCAGCGGCTATACAGCAAAGCTCGCCGGTACCGAACGCGGCGTCACCGAACCCGAACCGAACTTCTCGACGTGCTTCGGAGCGCCGTTTATGGTGCATCACCCGAGCGTGTATGCCGAGCTCCTCGGCAAGAAGATCGACGAACACGGTTCGAAGATCTGGTTGGTCAATACCGGATGGACCGGAGGTCCGTACGGTATCGGCAAACGTATGCATCTGCCGTATACCCGAGCGATGGTCAACGCTGCGCTTGAAGGCAAGCTCGACGGCGTCGATACGATGATGGACCCTATCTTCGGGCTGCACATTCCGAAGTCGGTGCCCGGAGTCCCGAACGAGATATTAAACCCGCGCGATACGTGGGAGGACAAGTCTGCCTACGACCGCGATGCAAAAGATCTCGCAGTGAAGTTCGTCGAGAACTTCAAGAAATTCGAAGCCGGTACTCCGGACGAGATCAAGAACGCCGGACCGAGAGCCTAA
- a CDS encoding transcriptional regulator: MVARCNRDDALAICAFARCVRSNAHCISGCPRGSIISQLETRTFDDRSTIVKNFDYQQIDELIHSRIRLAIMAVLASVDEAEFTYLREKVNTTDGNLSVHLKKLEEAKYIAVKKSFQDRKPISHYKITSTGRKAFEAYIDSLEKMIR, from the coding sequence ATGGTGGCTCGGTGCAATCGAGATGATGCTTTGGCCATCTGTGCATTCGCTCGGTGTGTACGCTCTAATGCTCATTGCATTTCAGGTTGTCCCCGGGGTTCTATTATATCGCAGCTCGAAACGAGAACTTTCGACGATCGTAGCACAATCGTGAAGAATTTCGACTACCAGCAGATCGACGAACTCATCCATTCGCGCATCCGGCTCGCGATCATGGCCGTTTTGGCTTCGGTCGACGAGGCAGAGTTTACGTACCTGCGCGAGAAGGTCAACACGACCGACGGGAATCTGAGCGTACATCTGAAGAAGCTTGAGGAAGCGAAGTACATCGCCGTGAAAAAGAGCTTCCAGGATCGTAAACCGATCTCGCACTACAAGATCACCTCAACCGGGAGAAAGGCATTCGAGGCATACATCGACAGCCTCGAGAAGATGATCCGCTGA
- a CDS encoding ABC transporter ATP-binding protein: MKILISYLKYYRPLVALALGLAAVNQIFSLLDPYIFGRIVDTYALKFSSYTTQQFFTGVGFMLLLSAGTAFVSRVAKNFQDYYINVITNRLGARIYTDGVRHSLELPYSMFEDQRSGETLGKLQKVRTDIERLIASTINVVFTSVIGIIFVTVYALYLHWAIAVVYFMIAPLIGFLSLTLSRRIKNIQKTIVAQTTALAGSTTESLRNIELVKSLGLTHQEIDRLNSTTDKILALELKKVKYVRKLSFLQGTTINFLRLSLLLLMLYLIFTRAIAPGQFFSLWVYSFFIFGPLQEIGNIIAMYREAEASLQNFSDIMSAKPEEKPAHPKAIGMLKEFEFKGVSFQHQSAKYPALQHISFTVNRGETIAFVGPSGAGKTTLVKMLVGLYRPQEGDVLYNGISGSQIDLDELRERIGFVTQDTQLFSGTIRENLQFVRPGATDEECMDVLNKASCQGLLARASDGLDTVIGEGGVKVSGGEKQRLSIARALLRKPDLLVFDEATSALDSLTEEEINETIRDVSSGSDLVTIMIAHRLSTIMHADRIYVLERGEIVEAGKHHDLLAEKGLYFAMWRQQIGERTHGAAKVLAETGVMRMKN, translated from the coding sequence ATGAAGATATTAATATCGTACCTGAAGTACTATCGCCCGCTCGTCGCGTTGGCGTTGGGACTTGCTGCCGTCAACCAGATCTTTTCGCTGCTCGACCCCTACATCTTCGGTCGTATTGTCGATACTTACGCGTTGAAGTTCTCGTCCTACACGACCCAGCAGTTCTTTACGGGTGTCGGCTTTATGCTCTTGCTCTCGGCCGGAACGGCGTTCGTCTCGCGTGTGGCAAAGAATTTCCAGGATTATTATATCAATGTAATCACCAACCGACTCGGTGCGCGCATCTACACCGACGGCGTGCGCCACTCGCTCGAGTTGCCGTACTCGATGTTCGAAGACCAGCGAAGCGGCGAGACGCTCGGCAAGCTGCAGAAGGTCAGAACGGATATCGAACGCCTGATCGCATCGACGATCAACGTCGTGTTCACCTCCGTGATCGGCATCATCTTTGTCACGGTGTATGCACTGTACTTGCATTGGGCGATCGCCGTGGTGTATTTCATGATCGCTCCGCTGATCGGGTTCCTGAGCCTCACACTCTCGCGTCGTATCAAGAACATCCAAAAGACGATCGTTGCCCAGACGACCGCGCTGGCGGGCTCGACGACCGAATCGCTCCGGAATATCGAGCTTGTAAAAAGCCTCGGGCTGACACATCAGGAGATCGACCGATTGAACTCGACGACCGATAAGATTCTGGCGCTCGAACTCAAGAAGGTAAAGTATGTACGCAAGCTGAGCTTTTTGCAAGGCACGACGATCAACTTCTTGCGTTTGTCGCTGCTGCTATTGATGCTCTATTTGATCTTCACCCGTGCGATCGCGCCGGGCCAGTTCTTTTCGTTGTGGGTCTATTCGTTCTTCATTTTCGGTCCGTTGCAGGAAATCGGCAACATCATTGCAATGTATCGCGAGGCAGAAGCGTCGCTGCAGAATTTCTCGGACATCATGAGCGCGAAGCCGGAAGAAAAACCGGCGCATCCGAAGGCGATCGGGATGCTCAAGGAGTTCGAATTCAAAGGCGTCTCGTTTCAACATCAGTCGGCGAAGTATCCGGCCTTGCAGCATATCTCGTTCACCGTTAATCGGGGCGAGACGATTGCCTTTGTCGGGCCGTCGGGGGCAGGGAAGACCACGCTCGTGAAGATGCTCGTCGGGCTCTACCGTCCGCAGGAAGGCGACGTACTTTATAACGGCATCTCGGGTTCGCAGATCGATCTCGACGAACTCCGCGAGCGCATCGGGTTTGTCACGCAGGATACGCAGCTCTTTAGCGGGACGATCCGAGAGAACTTACAGTTCGTGCGACCGGGCGCGACGGATGAAGAATGTATGGACGTGCTCAACAAAGCATCGTGTCAAGGGTTGCTTGCGCGCGCATCTGATGGCCTCGATACCGTGATCGGTGAAGGCGGCGTGAAGGTATCCGGTGGCGAGAAGCAGCGCCTTTCGATCGCGCGCGCGCTCCTGCGCAAACCCGACCTGCTCGTGTTCGACGAAGCGACGTCCGCACTGGACTCGCTGACCGAAGAAGAGATCAACGAGACGATCCGCGACGTTAGCTCAGGGTCGGATTTGGTGACGATCATGATCGCGCACCGCCTTTCGACGATCATGCATGCCGATCGTATCTACGTGCTCGAACGCGGCGAGATCGTCGAAGCCGGTAAACACCACGACCTCCTCGCCGAGAAGGGACTCTACTTTGCCATGTGGCGCCAACAGATCGGCGAACGCACCCACGGCGCCGCCAAAGTCCTCGCCGAAACCGGCGTGATGCGGATGAAGAATTAA